The Streptomyces sp. NBC_00224 genome has a window encoding:
- the ssd gene encoding septum site-determining protein Ssd has protein sequence MASDRSAGAQGRRAGPLIVTEDEALLDDLLRLCAAAGAEPEVHHSVPERRSGWESAPLILVGDDAAARVRGAARRRGVLLVGRDQDDPGVWQRAVEIGADHVLRLPDAEQWLVDRIADAAEGVGRQALTVGVVGGRGGAGASTLACALAVTAARAGRRTMLIDGDPLGGGLDVLLGGEQAEGRRWPDFAASRGRVAGGALEESLPHLHALRVLSWDRGDSVAIPAEAMRAVLAAARRRGGVVVVDLPRRVDDAVAEALAQLDLGLLVVPAELRAVAAANRVASSVGMVLRDLRAVVRGPYAAGLDEQWVAAALGLPLAGELPVEYGLLEAQEKGAPPGSEVRGPLSRFCTAFWDQALMGGAVA, from the coding sequence ATGGCTTCCGATCGTTCGGCGGGTGCTCAGGGGCGGCGCGCGGGCCCGCTGATCGTCACCGAGGACGAGGCGTTGCTCGACGATCTGCTGCGGCTGTGCGCCGCCGCCGGAGCCGAGCCCGAGGTGCACCACTCGGTGCCCGAGCGCCGGTCCGGCTGGGAGAGCGCACCGCTGATCCTCGTCGGGGACGACGCGGCCGCCCGGGTGCGCGGCGCCGCGCGAAGGCGCGGAGTGCTGCTCGTCGGGCGGGACCAGGACGACCCCGGGGTGTGGCAGCGCGCGGTGGAGATCGGCGCCGACCACGTGCTGCGGCTGCCCGACGCGGAGCAGTGGCTGGTCGACCGGATCGCGGACGCGGCGGAGGGCGTGGGCCGCCAGGCGCTCACCGTCGGAGTCGTCGGCGGGCGCGGCGGAGCCGGTGCGTCGACGCTGGCCTGCGCCCTGGCGGTCACCGCGGCGAGAGCCGGTCGGCGCACCATGCTCATCGACGGCGACCCCCTGGGAGGCGGCCTCGACGTGCTGCTCGGGGGTGAACAGGCCGAGGGCAGACGGTGGCCGGATTTCGCCGCTTCTCGTGGCCGGGTCGCTGGAGGTGCGCTGGAGGAGTCGCTTCCGCATCTGCACGCGCTGCGCGTGCTCAGCTGGGACCGGGGCGACTCGGTGGCGATCCCGGCGGAGGCGATGCGAGCGGTCCTCGCGGCCGCGCGCAGACGCGGCGGCGTCGTGGTCGTCGACCTGCCGAGGCGTGTGGACGACGCGGTGGCGGAGGCGCTGGCCCAGCTCGACCTGGGTCTGCTGGTCGTCCCCGCCGAACTGCGGGCGGTCGCGGCGGCCAACCGGGTCGCCTCCTCGGTCGGCATGGTGCTGCGGGACCTGCGCGCGGTGGTGCGCGGTCCGTACGCGGCGGGGCTCGACGAGCAGTGGGTGGCGGCCGCCCTGGGGCTCCCCCTGGCCGGTGAACTCCCGGTGGAGTACGGCCTCCTGGAGGCCCAGGAGAAGGGAGCTCCACCGGGCAGCGAAGTGCGCGGCCCGCTCTCCCGCTTCTGCACGGCCTTCTGGGATCAGGCGCTGATGGGGGGTGCGGTCGCATGA
- a CDS encoding TadA family conjugal transfer-associated ATPase, with amino-acid sequence MPPGGAPGGPGAVGASPRPLLDAVRQQLAESGAEPTPARVAAALRAQGRLLGDAEVLGGAEELRSELVGTGPLEPLLADPAVTDVLVSAPDRVWVDRGSGLELTGVRFSDTAAVRRLAQRLAAVAGRRLDDARPWVDARLPDGTRMHAVLAPIAVGADCLSLRVVRPRAFSLDELVAAGTVPPGGDGVLRALIGARVSFLVSGGTGTGKTTLLSTLLGLVPECERIVLAEDSAELRPDHPHVVRLESRPANQEGAGLVTLRDLVRQALRMRPDRLVVGEVRGAEVTDLLAALNTGHEGGCGTVHANTAADVPARLEALGTAAGLDRAALHSQVAAALSVVLHLVRDRAGRRRVAEVRVLERDAAGLVVAVPALRWGMGGFVQERGWERLRVLLGGAW; translated from the coding sequence ATGCCTCCGGGCGGTGCGCCGGGTGGGCCGGGTGCGGTCGGGGCGTCGCCGAGGCCGCTGCTCGACGCGGTGCGCCAACAGCTAGCGGAGAGCGGGGCCGAGCCGACGCCGGCCCGGGTCGCGGCGGCGCTGCGGGCCCAAGGGCGGCTCCTGGGCGACGCGGAAGTCCTGGGTGGCGCGGAGGAGTTGCGCTCCGAACTGGTCGGCACGGGTCCGTTGGAGCCGCTGCTCGCCGATCCCGCGGTGACGGACGTCCTGGTGTCGGCCCCGGACCGGGTCTGGGTGGACCGGGGCTCCGGGCTCGAACTCACCGGGGTCCGCTTCAGCGACACGGCCGCGGTGCGCCGACTGGCCCAGCGGCTGGCGGCGGTCGCCGGGCGGCGCCTCGACGACGCCCGGCCCTGGGTGGACGCCCGGTTGCCGGACGGGACCCGGATGCACGCGGTGCTGGCACCGATCGCGGTCGGGGCGGACTGTCTGTCGCTGCGGGTGGTGCGGCCGAGGGCGTTCTCGCTGGACGAACTGGTCGCGGCCGGGACGGTTCCGCCGGGCGGGGACGGGGTGCTGCGGGCGCTCATCGGCGCCCGGGTCTCGTTCCTGGTGAGCGGCGGCACGGGCACCGGCAAGACGACCCTGCTGTCGACACTCCTCGGCCTCGTCCCGGAGTGCGAGCGGATCGTCCTGGCCGAGGACTCGGCCGAGTTGAGGCCCGACCATCCCCATGTGGTGCGGCTGGAGTCACGGCCCGCCAACCAGGAGGGCGCGGGCCTGGTGACCCTGCGGGACCTGGTGCGCCAGGCCTTGCGTATGCGCCCGGACCGGCTGGTCGTGGGCGAGGTGCGCGGCGCCGAGGTCACCGACCTGCTGGCCGCGCTCAACACCGGCCACGAGGGCGGTTGCGGCACGGTGCACGCCAATACGGCCGCGGACGTCCCCGCCCGCCTGGAGGCCCTGGGCACGGCGGCCGGGCTCGACCGGGCGGCCCTGCACAGCCAGGTGGCGGCAGCGCTTTCGGTGGTGCTCCATCTCGTACGGGACAGGGCTGGGCGGCGCCGGGTCGCCGAAGTCCGGGTCCTTGAACGGGACGCGGCGGGGCTGGTGGTGGCCGTCCCGGCGCTGCGCTGGGGCATGGGCGGCTTCGTCCAGGAGCGCGGCTGGGAACGGCTGCGGGTGCTGCTCGGGGGTGCGTGGTGA
- a CDS encoding type II secretion system F family protein produces MTAWTAPGSPGLLTPASAAAVCAFAAAWLSVGREQGLRRARLIVVGGAVEPEEPLWGRLRQRLRAKARPEWLCLPVAVVVAVLAGSVLPLAAGVVAVPLVGRRLRARERERAKWRRGDEVVTWCGAVAGELRAGRQPGQALTLATRDTEALGSAEPRVLAAARFGGDVPGALREAAREPGAEGLAGVAACWQVAVDGGAGLAAGLERLEAALRAERDQREELRAQLTGPRTTAALLALLPVLGLLLGTAMGASPLRVLLHTPAGFGCLALAGALEAAGLYWTARITRAGERR; encoded by the coding sequence GTGACGGCCTGGACGGCGCCGGGCTCGCCCGGGCTGCTCACCCCGGCCTCGGCGGCGGCCGTGTGCGCGTTCGCGGCGGCCTGGCTCTCGGTGGGGCGGGAGCAGGGGCTGCGCAGGGCACGGCTGATCGTCGTGGGAGGAGCGGTGGAGCCGGAGGAGCCGCTGTGGGGGCGGCTCCGGCAGCGGCTGCGTGCCAAGGCGCGGCCGGAGTGGCTGTGTCTGCCGGTCGCGGTGGTCGTGGCGGTGCTGGCGGGCTCGGTGCTGCCGCTGGCTGCCGGGGTGGTGGCGGTGCCGCTGGTGGGGCGGCGGCTGCGGGCCCGTGAGCGGGAGCGGGCGAAGTGGCGACGGGGCGACGAGGTCGTCACGTGGTGCGGGGCGGTCGCCGGGGAGCTGCGGGCGGGACGCCAGCCCGGCCAGGCTCTGACGCTGGCCACACGGGACACGGAGGCGCTGGGCAGCGCCGAGCCACGGGTGCTGGCGGCGGCACGGTTCGGCGGCGATGTGCCCGGGGCCCTTCGGGAGGCGGCCCGTGAGCCGGGCGCGGAGGGGCTCGCGGGAGTGGCCGCGTGCTGGCAGGTGGCGGTCGACGGCGGCGCGGGCCTCGCGGCCGGCCTGGAGCGCCTGGAGGCGGCGCTGCGGGCCGAGCGGGACCAACGGGAGGAGCTGAGAGCCCAGTTGACCGGGCCACGCACAACAGCCGCCCTGCTGGCCCTGCTGCCGGTCCTCGGCCTGCTGCTCGGCACGGCGATGGGTGCGAGCCCCCTGCGCGTGCTGTTGCACACCCCGGCTGGGTTCGGCTGCCTGGCGTTGGCCGGGGCGCTGGAGGCGGCGGGGCTGTACTGGACGGCGCGGATCACCCGGGCGGGGGAGCGGCGGTGA
- a CDS encoding DUF4244 domain-containing protein, translating into MGVGMKAWMRCVARRVRGDAGMTTSEYAVGTIAACGFAAVLYKVVTSEAVSSALQSLVERALNVQF; encoded by the coding sequence ATGGGGGTTGGGATGAAGGCATGGATGCGGTGCGTCGCACGTCGGGTGCGCGGGGACGCCGGGATGACGACCAGTGAGTACGCGGTCGGAACGATCGCCGCGTGCGGCTTCGCGGCGGTGCTCTACAAGGTGGTGACGAGCGAGGCCGTTTCGTCGGCGCTTCAGTCGCTGGTGGAGAGGGCGCTCAATGTGCAGTTCTGA
- a CDS encoding type II secretion system F family protein, which produces MAAIAALVLWTGLEFARRRRERAVRRRVAELLAAMDAGAGAWVVPARRDGARARRPGTRSTGTWPPGTRSLGPWSLVARLLSGGAARGTLVRAWAGPLGVLAAAYVLIGGVPGVVVGLAAAYGARRWARRRKPQRASPGTDAVDPELPLAADLLAACLSAGAGPREAAGAVGESLDGPVGRRLAQIAAELRLGGEPAQAWGRLGAIPGAAGLARCLERAASSGAPAAGPVGRVAERCRAERARTTAARARRAGVLITGPLGLCFLPAFLAAGVAPVVIGLAGGLLKH; this is translated from the coding sequence ATGGCGGCGATCGCGGCCCTCGTCCTGTGGACAGGGCTGGAGTTCGCGCGTCGCCGACGGGAGCGGGCGGTGCGGCGGCGGGTCGCGGAACTGCTCGCGGCGATGGATGCGGGGGCGGGGGCGTGGGTGGTGCCCGCGCGACGTGACGGGGCGCGGGCCCGGAGGCCGGGCACCCGGTCGACAGGCACTTGGCCGCCGGGCACCCGGTCGTTGGGCCCCTGGTCGCTGGTCGCCCGGCTGCTGAGCGGTGGCGCGGCGCGCGGGACGCTCGTACGGGCCTGGGCCGGGCCGCTGGGGGTGCTGGCCGCCGCATACGTACTGATCGGCGGGGTGCCCGGAGTCGTGGTGGGGCTGGCTGCGGCGTACGGGGCCAGGCGCTGGGCCCGCCGCCGGAAGCCGCAGCGGGCGAGTCCCGGGACCGATGCGGTGGACCCGGAACTGCCGCTCGCGGCCGATCTGCTGGCTGCCTGTCTGTCGGCCGGAGCGGGGCCGCGCGAGGCGGCCGGGGCCGTGGGGGAGTCGCTGGACGGCCCGGTCGGGCGGCGGCTGGCCCAGATCGCCGCCGAGCTGCGGCTGGGCGGCGAACCGGCCCAGGCGTGGGGGAGGTTGGGGGCGATACCGGGCGCGGCGGGGCTGGCCCGGTGCCTGGAGCGGGCCGCCTCATCGGGGGCGCCCGCGGCGGGCCCGGTCGGACGGGTGGCCGAACGCTGCCGGGCCGAGCGGGCACGGACGACGGCCGCCCGGGCCCGGCGGGCGGGCGTACTGATCACCGGGCCGCTGGGGCTCTGCTTCTTGCCCGCGTTCCTGGCCGCCGGGGTGGCGCCGGTGGTGATCGGACTGGCGGGCGGGCTGCTCAAGCACTGA